A window from Sphingobacterium hotanense encodes these proteins:
- a CDS encoding UDP-glucose--hexose-1-phosphate uridylyltransferase — MPEPTINENPHKRLNLLTGEFILVSPHRSKRPWQGQVEETSADQRPEYDSTCYLCPGNQRADGTLNPDYKDSFVFVNDFSALLPDTESTFIDEDGLLIAETERGICKVIAFSPRHDLTLPEMEVQDIKKVVNLWQQEFVELRRDDWIKYIQIFENKGAIMGCSNPHPHGQIWAQSSLPVEIIKEDIQLRAYFEDHQRSLLADYIDLEERKDERVIIANEHFVALVPYWASWPFETMMVSRRHVQDISQFTDQEKQDLAKTIKELTVRYDNIFNTSFPYSAGMHQAPVNSEDQQHWHWHMHFYPPLLRSASVKKFMVGYEMLANPQRDITAERAAEIIKEQSTTHYKAQ, encoded by the coding sequence ATGCCTGAACCAACAATAAACGAAAATCCACACAAACGATTAAACTTACTTACGGGTGAATTTATCCTCGTATCCCCGCATCGAAGTAAACGGCCTTGGCAAGGGCAAGTGGAGGAAACCTCTGCAGATCAACGTCCGGAATATGATTCTACCTGTTATTTATGTCCTGGGAATCAACGCGCTGATGGTACCTTAAATCCAGATTATAAGGATAGTTTTGTTTTTGTAAATGATTTCTCTGCCTTGCTTCCCGATACGGAAAGCACATTCATCGATGAGGATGGTCTATTGATTGCGGAGACCGAGCGGGGGATCTGTAAAGTTATTGCTTTTAGTCCTCGACATGATCTTACTTTGCCAGAAATGGAAGTTCAGGATATCAAAAAGGTCGTGAATTTATGGCAGCAGGAGTTTGTGGAATTGCGTCGCGATGATTGGATCAAATACATACAGATTTTCGAAAATAAAGGGGCGATCATGGGCTGCAGCAACCCGCATCCGCATGGTCAGATATGGGCACAGAGTAGCCTTCCTGTAGAAATTATAAAAGAAGATATACAACTGCGTGCATACTTCGAAGATCATCAAAGGAGTTTACTTGCCGATTATATAGATCTAGAAGAGCGAAAAGATGAACGCGTGATCATCGCTAATGAGCACTTTGTGGCACTGGTTCCCTATTGGGCTTCCTGGCCTTTCGAAACGATGATGGTTTCAAGAAGACATGTACAAGATATTAGTCAGTTTACTGACCAAGAAAAGCAAGATCTTGCCAAGACCATAAAGGAACTCACTGTCCGTTACGACAATATTTTCAACACATCATTTCCATACTCCGCCGGGATGCATCAGGCTCCTGTCAATAGTGAAGATCAGCAGCATTGGCATTGGCATATGCACTTTTATCCACCGCTATTGCGGTCTGCTTCGGTTAAAAAGTTTATGGTTGGTTATGAAATGTTGGCCAATCCACAGCGAGATATCACCGCTGAGCGTGCTGCAGAAATCATTAAAGAACAAAGTACCACCCATTATAAGGCTCAATAG
- a CDS encoding leucine-rich repeat domain-containing protein, which produces MISFEEDKNLRDHTNFSKDGFEYSLDFFGRVEYKDGWVLVDGKWSPPYNDVPEFALQVAVQLDSKCLNWEFYRFKSLEETNSANPSDVRNLEIINPTFKTLPNEVYTFKNLAYLTITNRGNFIDQTKLDFFEFDERLVELRELITIHINGTRLQHLPEEIGHLQNLERLSINFSELKNLPASLFSLPNMKYLALQNNALESIPEEINLPSLNTLDVIDNQLTTQPVSLLKQDSLTSIQANGNPLKNSPPEYNSFDGLELDIDDKRRLLDYSYHGADGKGMLAWNENDFLAEQDKDLIAPVNKIIDKNKLTRERESILSLIKKSVGFNNTSKDNYALIGNHRFGGYPDLPQTIPFPTFCSTDEQRTITMSLSHK; this is translated from the coding sequence GTGATTTCGTTCGAAGAAGATAAAAATCTACGAGACCACACCAACTTTAGCAAGGATGGGTTTGAATATTCACTAGATTTTTTCGGTAGAGTCGAATATAAAGACGGCTGGGTATTAGTCGATGGTAAATGGTCTCCCCCTTATAACGATGTTCCCGAGTTTGCACTACAAGTCGCTGTTCAATTGGATTCCAAATGTTTGAATTGGGAATTCTATCGTTTCAAAAGTTTGGAAGAAACAAACTCCGCCAATCCATCGGATGTACGCAATTTAGAAATTATAAATCCAACGTTCAAAACGTTACCAAATGAGGTTTACACATTCAAAAACCTTGCTTATCTGACGATTACAAATCGTGGAAATTTTATTGACCAAACTAAATTAGACTTTTTCGAATTCGACGAACGATTGGTAGAGTTGCGCGAATTAATCACGATTCATATAAACGGAACAAGATTGCAACATTTGCCTGAAGAAATCGGCCACCTACAAAACTTAGAAAGATTGTCTATAAATTTTTCTGAGCTCAAAAACTTACCTGCGTCGCTTTTCTCTTTACCCAATATGAAATATCTTGCGCTTCAGAATAACGCTCTCGAAAGTATTCCTGAAGAGATTAACTTGCCTTCTCTAAATACGTTGGACGTTATAGATAATCAACTTACAACACAACCTGTTTCGTTGCTAAAACAAGATTCGCTAACCTCCATTCAGGCTAATGGAAATCCTTTAAAAAATTCACCTCCTGAATATAATTCATTCGACGGATTAGAACTCGATATTGATGACAAAAGACGATTACTCGACTATAGCTATCATGGCGCCGATGGTAAAGGTATGCTGGCCTGGAATGAAAATGATTTCCTTGCAGAACAAGACAAAGACCTGATTGCCCCAGTAAATAAAATAATCGATAAAAATAAATTAACTCGTGAACGCGAATCTATCCTTTCGTTGATAAAAAAGTCAGTAGGATTTAACAATACATCAAAAGATAATTATGCATTGATAGGAAATCATCGATTTGGAGGATATCCAGATCTCCCTCAAACAATTCCATTCCCGACTTTTTGTAGTACAGATGAGCAAAGAACTATCACTATGAGTTTATCGCACAAATAA
- a CDS encoding transposase produces the protein MINQAKALKLIKLYQYVCDKYDSELQYYCQRFSNNNKPDFTDQEVLTIYLFSVHEEQRLRIKQIHKFASDYLMDWFPKLTSYVAFNTRINRLFDVLRSLCQSVIEDFAPEECSREFSLLDSMPIITCSGTRRAKVALEITDKSFCSTKRLWYFGLKLHALNSYNKSTLPRPESIVISKASESDLNIFKENWASIAGRTFFGDKIYRDAPFFEWFYKEKKSIMYTPIRETQGKPDCLKNRDRAYNDLFSRAVSKVRQPIESFFNWINEKTQIQNASKVRSTKGLLVHVFGKLTACFIKPIFNP, from the coding sequence ATGATCAATCAGGCCAAGGCTCTAAAATTAATAAAATTATACCAGTATGTGTGTGATAAATATGACAGTGAACTGCAATATTACTGTCAGCGATTTTCAAACAATAACAAACCTGACTTTACTGATCAGGAGGTTTTGACCATCTATTTATTCAGTGTGCACGAGGAACAGCGGCTAAGGATCAAGCAGATCCATAAATTCGCCTCGGATTATCTGATGGATTGGTTTCCCAAGCTAACTTCATACGTAGCATTCAACACCCGTATCAACCGCCTTTTTGATGTTTTGAGATCTCTTTGTCAGTCAGTTATAGAGGACTTTGCACCAGAGGAGTGCTCCAGAGAATTTTCCCTACTGGACTCTATGCCCATCATAACCTGCAGTGGGACTAGAAGGGCAAAGGTAGCTCTGGAGATAACGGATAAAAGCTTCTGCTCAACGAAGAGGCTTTGGTATTTTGGATTAAAGCTTCATGCGCTCAACAGCTATAACAAATCCACGCTGCCTCGTCCGGAAAGCATTGTAATAAGCAAGGCATCTGAAAGTGACCTGAACATATTTAAGGAGAATTGGGCATCCATCGCAGGTAGGACGTTCTTTGGTGACAAGATATACCGTGACGCCCCGTTCTTCGAGTGGTTTTATAAAGAAAAAAAATCAATTATGTATACTCCGATAAGGGAAACCCAAGGAAAACCAGATTGTTTAAAAAACAGGGATCGTGCTTATAATGACCTGTTTTCAAGAGCAGTATCTAAGGTAAGACAACCAATCGAATCCTTTTTTAATTGGATAAATGAAAAAACACAGATACAAAACGCAAGTAAGGTCAGATCTACCAAAGGACTATTAGTACATGTGTTCGGTAAATTAACAGCCTGTTTCATAAAGCCTATTTTCAACCCTTAA